The nucleotide window AAAAATGGGTAAATCCTCCAATTAATTAGGAGTTAATTATGAGTAATAATGAGTTTAAAGTAAATAGACAAAATTTTAGAATTGTTAAAAAAGATAATGAGAATTTACTTTTTCATGTACCAACAACTTCACTTTTTGAAATTGATGAAACAAATGAGAAGTTGTTAAATAGATTAGATAATAAAGAGTCTAAAATAACTGATTTTTCCAAAGAAGAATTAGTTGAGTTAGAAAAACTAAATATCATTGGAAATATCGAAAAACAAGAGTATATAGAAGTTAAAAACTTTCCTGCAACTACACTTATTTTAAATGTAGCATCAGGTTGTAATCTTAGTTGTACTTATTGTTATAAAGCAGACTTAACTACTTTGAAAAATAGTGGAAATATGAGTTTTGAAACTGCAACTGCTGCAATTGAACAGCTTTATGCAGGGGCAGCTAATCAAAAAGTTTATAATGTAACTTTTTTTGGTGGAGAGCCTTTGAGTAATTTTGCTTTGATTAAAGAAGTTACGACTTTTGCAGTTAAATTTTTCAAAGAGAAAAATGCACTTGTTGATTTTACAATGACAACAAACGCGACACTATTAACAAAAGAGATAATAGAGTTTTTAAAAGCTTTTAAGTTTGGAATTACAATTAGTATTGATGGACCAAAAGCAATACACAATAAAACTAGACTTACAAATGCTGGAACTGGAAGTTATGAAACAGTTAGAAAAAAAGTAGAGATGCTTTTAAGTTTATATAATGATAGACCAATAGGTGCAAGAGTAACACTAACGCGCGGAGTTACTCAGATTGAAGAGATTTGGGACCATTTATATAATGAACTAAAATTTACAGAAGTTGGATTTGCACCAGCAACTGCAAGTGATAATGCTATGTTTAATCTAAGTGAATTTGAACTTTTAAAAGTATTTGAAGGTTTCAAAGAAATGGGAGAAAAATATATAAATTCAGCTTTAAAAGATGAATTTAATGGTTTTTCAAATCTACATAGATTACTTGGCGACATTCATGCAGGAAGAAAGAAAAAACTTCCTTGTGGTGCAGGTGTTGGATTATTATCAGTTAGTTATGATGGAAATTTTGATTTATGCCATAGATTTACTGGAAGTGATTTTGGTAATTTTGGAAATATAAAAACAGGGCTTGATAAACCAAAACTATCAAATTTTATTGAAAAAAGATTAAATAAAAAAGATGGGGATTGTTCAACTTGTCATATTAGAAATCTATGTGCAGGAGGTTGTTATCATGAAAGTTATATTAGATACAACGACCCTACAAAAGCGGTGCTTCATTACTGCGATATTATGAGAGACTGGATAGATTTTGGATTATATGCTTATTCAAAGATTAGAAATAATAATCCAAAGTTTTTTGATTTGTATTTTAAAGAAGAAAAAGGAGATGTAAATGGGCTTATTTAAACCTTTAAATCCAAAAGCAGATTTATTAAATAAATCTATAAAAGATGGAAGAGAAAAAGAAGTTGTTGCAATGCAAAGTATTGTTGGATGTTCTTCGACATTTGACCCAGGTTGGGAAGTTGATGCCTTTGGTGGAGTAGGGGGACTTTGTCAACCAATGGAAGCGGATCTTTATGGGTGTTCTGAACCTTGTTGGTGGCCAACACAAGTTCCAGATATCATAAGTAATCCAGAATGGAGTAAAGGTTCTCCATCAGCTGCAAAAGAGTGGAGAAATTTATCTTCAGTATATCCATTAGAAAAATAAAGAGAGGAAATATTAATATGAAAAAAACTTCTTTAATAACAATATTTTTATTAGGCTTATTTATAGGTGGATGTAGTATAAATCAACCTATTATATCAGATAATAAAATTGAATATAAACAGTTAAAAAAAGATAGAGATTATATTATTTCAATAAGTAAAAAAAATGAACTTCATATCATAGATGGGAAAACTGAAAAAGTGTATAAAACATGTAAATTAGAAGGAACTTTTAGCACAGCAGCGATGATTGTTTCTCCTGATGGAAGAAAAGTTTATGCATTACAAGATGCATGGCAAGCTATTTATGGCTATGATTTAAATAGTTGTGAGAATTTTTTTAGTGCAAAATTACATTCTGAAAATTTAAGAGCTCCATCAATTTTTTCTTTAGCATTAAGTAATGATGGAAAAGAATTATATTCTATATCTAATCCAACAAAAATATTAAATGATAGTTATGAAATTCAACAGCCAATATTTAAAACATTTGATACTTCATCTGGATTAAATGCTAAAGAAATAGATAGTTTTGAAGTTCCAAGACAAATTACAATAATGATGACATCAAGGGATGGAACAATTTATGCAGCAGGACCAAATTTATATAAAATTAACCCTAAATCTCATAAAATTGATATTGCTAAAAAATTAAGAAATTGGGATAGACCTAATTATTCGGTTCCTGATATTCTAGCTTTATGGCCATCTGGTCAAATATCTAATGAAATGTTACTTTTATACGTAGCATCAAAATATAGTGATGAAACAAAAAAAGTTGATACTGCTGAACAAGTTTGGGGTGCAACGAGAGTTAATTTAAATACTGGAGAAATAGAACAAGGTGATTTTGCACCTTTAGAAAATCTTATGTTTACTGGAATGACAGATCCACTTGATTCAAATATTTTATATGGAGTTTTAACTGATTTAACAAAATTTGATAGAAAAAATCAAAAAGTTATTAAAAGAGTTTGGTTAGATCATACATATTATCAAATAAATTTTTCAACAGATGGTTCTAAAATTTATTTAGGTGGAACTTATAATGATATTGCAGTATATGATCCTAAAACATTAAAAAAATTAAATAATATTCAATTACCAGAAGGAGATGTTGCATTAGGTACAATGCAAGTGTTTAGAGTTAAATAAAAGGTCTTAAGACCTTTTATTTTTGAAAAATAAAAGTGTTCCATATAAAGAGATTATTCCAAATAAAAACATTGGAATCAAACTATTTAAAGCAATAGAAAAACTAATATCTTTTAAAAATATACCTTTTATAAGTTCTAAATAATATTTTAAAGGTATAAAATCAGTGAAAGTTTGTAACCATGCTGGCATATTTGAAATTGGTGTTGCGAAACCTGAAAGTAAAAAAGAGGGTAACATCACTATAAAACTTCCTAAAATTGCTTGTTGTTGAGTATTTGAAATTGAAGAGATAAATAAACCAATCCCAGACATAGAAAATAAAAAAACTACAACACTTAAATATAAAAGCCAAATTGAGCCATTTAATGGTACACCAAAAAGAAATATTGCGACAAAAAGTATAAAACTTGATTCTATTGTACTTATAATAAGTGCAGGAAGAAGTTTCCCTAAAAGTATTTCAACAGAATTTAAAGGGGAAACTAAAATCTGCTCAAATGTTCCCAACTCTTTTTCTCTAGCTATTGATAAAGCAGTTAAAATCATGGCAACAACCATTGAAATGGAACAAAAAAGAGAAGGAACTATCCACCAAAAATTATCTAAATTTGGATTATAAAAATTTCTTGGAATTATATGAATTTTTGACGTGATTTCATCTTTTTTTAAATAATTTAGAATTATTTGATTTAGATAACCTTCAACTATTTGAGAAGTATTTGAACGTCTTCCATCAAGTATTAGCTGAATATTTGAGTTTCCTTTTTCTAAATTTTTTGCAAAATTATTTGGAATAATTAAAAACCCAATTGCATCTTGAATATCAATTTTTTCTTTTCCCTCTTCATAACTTTTTACAAATTTTAAAGATTTTATATAGTTTGAGCCTTGAAGATTTCTTATTAATTCTTGACTTTTTTGACTTCCATCTTGATTTAATAAAACTAAATCTATATTTTTTACTTCTAAAGTTGCAGCAAATGAAAAAATAATTACTTGCACAAGTGGAGGAATAATCACTACCATTAAACTTTTTTTATCATTTCTGATAGCTAAAATCTCTTTTTTTATCAAAGCCAATAATCTTTGTAACATTTATAAACCTTTTTTTGACTTTTTTAAAACTAATAAAAAGAAAAATGCGCCTATTAAAATCATAGAGATAATATTAGAAATAAATATTTCATATATATTTCCAGCTAAAAATATTGTTTGTAATGATTCTACAAAATATCTTGCTGGAACAATTAATGTTAATATTTGAAGCCAAGGAGGCATATTTCCTATCTCAAATAAAAAGCCTGAAAGAATAAAAGCTGGTAAAAAACCTGCAATGATAGATATTTGAGCGGCAACAAATTGATTTTTAGCTAAAGTTGAAATAAGTAATCCAATACTTAAAGACGAAAATAGATAAATTGCACTTAGAAGTATTAAAATCCAAAAACTTCCCATAAATGGTATTTCATACCAAAAATATGCAACAACAAAACATAAAAGCATAGAAAACATCCCAAGTATAAAATAAGGAATAAGTTTTCCAACAATGATTTCACTCATAGTTGCAGGTGTCGCCATTAGTGCTTCCATTGTTCCTCTCTCCCATTCTCTTGCAATTACAAGAGCTGTTAGAAGTGTTCCTATTAAAGTCATAATAACAGCAATTGAACCAGGAAGTAAAAAGTATCTACTAGAAACAGGAGCATTAAACCAAAAACGAGTTAGAAGTTGAATATTTTCTTTATTCACTATATTATTATTTTTAGCCCAAAGTTTTACGACACCATTTACATAGTTTTGTACAAGACCAGCACTGTTTGGTTCACTTCCATCAGTTATTACTTGTATGTCAAAATTGTTATTTTTTCCAAAATCATTATTTAAACTCAAAATTGCTTTTATTTTTCCTTCTTGCATTTTTTCTATATAAAAATCTCTATTTTTATCTAAATCAACTTCAAAATAACGAGAACTTATAAAAGATGAGATTAATTTTTGAGATAATTCACTATTAGTTTTTGAAATAATTGCAATAGGAATTTTTCTAGCATCTAAGGAAACTGCATATCCCATCAAAAAAAGTAAAATAAGGGGTAAAATAAAAGCTATTAAAATAGAACTAGGGTCTTTAAATACTTGCAAACTCTCTTTTCTAAGAAGGGCTTTTAATCTTTTAAAATTCATTTTTCTTCTTTATCATATTGTCTAATTAAAGAAATAAATGTATCTTGCATAGATGCTTGAGAACCTACTAAGTTTTTAAGTTCATCAGGTGTTCCATTTGCTATGGCTTTTCCTTTATAAATAAGCATAATTTTATCACAATATTCAGCTTCATCCATGAAGTGAGTAGTAACCATTATGGATATTCCTTTTTTTACTAAACTATTTATATGTGTCCAAAATTCTTTTCTTGTAATTGGATCAACTCCAGAAGTTGGTTCATCTAAAAATAGAACTCTTGGTTCATGCATTACTGAACAAGCAAGGGCCAATCTTTGTTTTATTCCCAGAGGTAAGGTATTTGCATTTGAAAATAGATAGTTTTTAAAATCAAAAATTTCTATCATCTCTTCTATTTTTTCTTTTCTTTGTTTTCCTTTTAATCCATAAATTCCTGAGAAAAACTCCAAATTATCTTTGATTTTTAAATTTCCATATAAAGAGAATTTTTGTGCCATATAACCAATAGAGTTTCGAACAGTTGCTTTTGAGTTATATAAATCTTCACCTAAAACTTTTGCAGTTCCAAAAGTAGGGGTTAGTAAACCACAAAGCATTTTAAAAGTTGTAGATTTTCCTGCACCATTTGGTCCTAAAAAACCAAAAATTTCACCTTGACCTATTTCAAAATCAATATTATCAGTAGCAACAAAATCTCCAAATTTTTTAGTTAAATTTTTTGCTTCTATTAATTTTTTATCTGAACTTTCAAAATTTTTCATATTTTCAACAAGTTTTGAATGAGCTTGAGTTTTTTCACCCAAAATATTTACAAAAGCATCTTCAAATATAGGATTTATAGGTTCAATTTTTATATTTTTTCCTAAAGTATATAAAATATTTTTTGGTAATAATTTATCTTTTTGCAAATTTATTCTAATTTTTGAACCAACTAATACAGCATCTAAAATCTCTTCTTGTTCTAAAATAGTAGTAAGTGCTTCTCTTTTTTTTAAAAATTCTCCACTTACTAAAAAAACTCTTGTATTCATAGTTTCTCTGAAATCTTTTGGTGCCCCTTTGTATAAACAATTACCTTCATTTAGTAAAATTACTTCATCACAAATATCTGCTTCATCAAGATATGATGTACTCCAAACAACAGCTATATCATCTTTTAAAAGTTCTTGAACCATCTCCCAAAGCTCAATCCTTGAAATTGGATCAACTCCAACTCCAGGTTCATCTAATAGAAGTATTTTAGGTTTTTTAATTAATGCACAAGCAAGTCCTAATTTTTGTTTCATTCCACCTGAAAGATTACCTGCGAGTCTATCTTTAAATTTCTTTAGATTAGTAAACTCTAAAAGTTCATCTATTCGAAAATTAAGACTTTCAATTGATTGTAAATTTGCATAAAGTCTTAGATTTTCAAAAACAGATAAATCTTCATATAAGCCAAACTTTTGTGGCATATAACCAATTTGTTGCAAAAACTCACTTGATGTATTTGGCATTTGATAGTTTAAAACTTCAAGTTTTCCTAAACTTGGAGTTAAAAGTCCTGTTAGCATTCTAATAAGAGTAGTTTTTCCTGCACCATCAGGTCCCACAAGTCCTGTAATTTTTCCACTTGAGATAGAAAAATTTATTTTTTTTATAGCTTTATTATTTCCAAAATCTTTTTCTAAATTTATTGCATTAATTACTTGCATTATTATCAGCTATTTGTAAAGTTACAGGCATTCCCTGTCTTAGTTTATCATCGCTATTTTTTACAATAACTCTAAAACTATAAACCAAATCTGCTCTTAATTCTTGTGTTTCTATATTTTTGGGAGTAAATTCTGCAATAGGTGAAATAAAACCAATATATCCTTCATAAGGTTCTTTTCTTGAATCAGTAAAAATTAACATTTTTAGATTTGGTTTGATATCTCCTAAATGATTTTCATCAATATAAGCTCTCACCCAAAATTCGTCTGTTTTTGCTATTTCAAGTACAGATTCACCAGCAGTTGTAATTGAACCAATTTCTTTGTATCTATTAAGAATTACACCATCAACAGGTGAAATTATATTTGAATCTTTTATATCAACTTCAAGTTTTTCTTTCTGTGCTTCTAAAGCTTTTAATTTTGCTTCTTGAACTAAAATATCTTCTTTTCTATAACCATTTTTAACTAATTCATAAGCAGCTTTTGCTTTATCTAAAGTAGCAAGTGCTTGTTTATAATTTAGTTCAGAAAGTATAAAATTCTCTTCAGATGTAGATTTTGTTTTATAAAGATTTTTTTGTCTTGTATAAGTATCATTTATTTTATTTAAATTTGCAGTTGCTTCATCAAAAGTTGCTTTTGCTTCTTGTATCTCTTCATCTCTAAAGCCTGATTTTAGTTTTGATAGTTCAATAGTAGAAGCTTCAATATTTGCTTCAAGTTCTTTTATAGATTTTTTTAAACTTGAATTATCCAAAAGTACAAGAGTTTCACCTTTTTTTACATTTTCACCTTCATCTTTAGTGATATTTTCAATTTTTCCAATAAATCTAAAACCAACTTTTACTGTTCTTGTATCTATGTTTCCATAATATTTATTATCTACATTATTTGAATTTTTTATATAAGTTTTTAATATAAAAAACAAAATAAGTGAAATAAAAATTATAAGAAAAATAAAAGCAATTTTTTTCATCTGAAAACCTTAAAAAATAGATAATATCTTATACAATAATAAAAATTAAAGTAAGGCTTAATAAATATAAAAATGATTTTATATATAATAAATAGGAATTGAAGATAATAATTTTATTAGTATCTCATGAAGGAAAAAGAAAAGTTATTGTTAAAAATTATTTTTTAACAATAACCATATCAAAAGATGATTTTTGTACAACTAAAGCTTTCGTGTCAGGAACAACAGAAAGAGAGTTTATGCTTTTTATTTTACTTTTAAAAATATGTACATCTTTTTCTAACTCTTCAATTCTTCTATTTAATTGTAAAATAATATCAACACCAGCTAAATTTACTCCAAGCTCTCTAGTAAGAGTTAAAAGATATTTTATATGATCTATGTCTTTTTGAGAATAAAGTCTTATTTTCCCATTTGTACGACTTGGTTTTATAAGTCCTTCTCTTTCATATTGTCTTAATGTTTGAGGATGAATATTTAAAATTTCTGCAACAGCAGAGATTAAATAAACAGGTTCAATATAGCTATTTGTTTCCATGAAAAATCCTTTTTATTTTTCAGGAAGCTTAGCTTCCATCATTTTTACTAATTCCTCATCTAAATTCTCAAGTTTTGGTAAAATAATATTTGCTTTTAAATATAAATCACCTTTTACACCACTTTTTCTATTTAGAACACCTAATTCTTTTACTCTAAATTTTTGATTTTGTTTTGTATTTTGTGGAACTTTTAATGTAATATCTTTGTGAATAGTTTTAACTTCAACTTTTCCACCAAATAACGCAGTTTTTAAAGGTAAATCAAAATATTTTGTTAATGTATCACCATCTCTTGTATATTCTGGGCTTTGTGAAACATTGATTTTTAAAATCAAATCACCTCTTTGTCCTTGATATGATTTTCCTTTTCCTTTTGCTCTGATTTTTTGTCCATTTTCAATTCCTTCAGGAATTTTTACATCAAAAGAATCACTATTTAAAGTGATGTGTTGTTTTCCACCAACAATAGAAACATCAAATGGAATAGTAATTTGAGCATTTGTATCTAAGTCAGGTTCACTAAACCCTCCAAATCCACTAAATCCTCCTTGAGAAAAACCAGATCTACTAAATCCACCTGATTGACCAAACATTTGTCGTAAGATTTCATCTAAATCTACATTTGAACCTTGTGATCTTGCAAAATCTTGGAAATTTTGACCACCAAACATAGAATCACCATATTGATCATATTGTTGTTTTTTTTCTGGATTACTTAAAACTTCGTATGCAGCATTGATTTCTTTGAATTTATCTTCTGCACTTGGGTCTTTATTTACATCCGGATGATATTTTCTTGCTAGTTTTCTATATGCTTTTTTTATTTCATCTGCACTTGCATTTTCATTTACTTCTAATGTTTCATATAAACTTTTTGCCATTTTAAATCCTATTCATATTTTTTAATATAGTTTAATTTCTAAAAGGAAATTATAGCAAAAAGGTTGAGTCAATGTCAATCAAGTATTACTTGATAAAATAATTTTAAATTGAGCTCCAATATATTTTTCATTTTCATAAATAAATTCTTCATTAGAAACGAAAATTTCACCTTTCATACTCATTTTTATTATTTTATGAGTCATATAAAGTCCTAAACCTGTACCTTGAAATTTATGTTTTGTAGTAAAATATGGTTCAAAAATTTTATCGATAATGTTTTTATCTATGCCACCTGCATTATCAAGTATTGTAATTTCAATACTATCATTTATTTGTTTAGTTGAGATTTTAATTAGTCTTAGTTCTTCTTGCGCTAATCTTGAACTTATTGCATCACTTGCATTATGTAAAATATTAATTAATGCTTGACTAAATTCATTTGAAAAATTATATAAATATATTTCATCATCCAAATCTAAATCAATTCTGATTTTATTTTCATTTAAAATAGTTTCAATTAATGAAATATTATTTTGAATATTTTGAGTTAAGTTGAATAAAGATTTTTCTTTGTCTTCTTTTAGAAAATCTTTGAATACATCAATTGTATTAGATAAATGTTCAGTTGTATCAGAAATTAGTTTTAAAGAATCTAATAATATTTTATCAGTTAATAAACCAATCTCTTTTTTTAGTTTTGTACTTGAAGCAGTAATTGAAATTATATTTAATGGTTGTCTCCATTGGTGCGCAATATTTCCTATCATTTCTCCCATTGCTGCAAGTTTTGATTGTTCTGCTAAAAGAGTCTCTTTTCTTTTTATTTCACTAATATCAACTATTGTTAAAATTTTAAAAGTTTGAGATTTTATAATAGTATCTTTGATGTTTATCAATGCTTTAAATGTAGATTTGTCTTCTTTGAAAATAGTCGTTTCAATTGGTTTATTACTAGCTTTTTCTAAAACCCTTTTATTATGAATAAGTTCTTCAAAATGTTTATTAATTAAATCATATTTTGATGAGTAATTAAATAAATCTATTGCAACTTTATTACAATCAACTACTTTATCATCTTTAAATAAAATAATAGCTTCCATCGTTGTATCAAAAAGTAGTTTTAATTCTTCGTTTTTTTCTTCAACTTTTTCTTTTATTTCTTTTAATTTAAAATTAATTTCTGAAAGCATAGTAACATCATAAATATAGATAATTACAAGTTCATTTTTTACATCTAATGGTGTGATTGTAATACTTTGTTGCATATTATCAAAAACTTTATCTGTAACTTTTCCTAATTCAATATTTACTAAAAATTTACTAATTTGTGGAGTATAAAATGTAGATGAGTTTAATTTTAATGCTGTAGTAATCTTTCTTACTAATTTTTTTTCATCAATGTTTGGATAAAATTGCATTAAATTCTTATTTATAATTTCATTTGATGAGATACCTGTTCTAATTTCAAGCCATTTATTCCAAAATTGTACTTCTAAGTTTTTATTTATTAAAATAATTCCATTATCAACTGTATTACAAATAATGTCAAATTTGTTAGTGTCTAATTTCAAAGTTCATCCAATATTTTATTTAGTTTTTCTTTTATATATAAAATTGAATTATCTGTTGTGAAAATAAATAATTCGGCATGAATATTTAAATCATCAAAATTTAATTGTGTAGATATGATAATTACTTTTTCATATTTACTAATAAATAAATTATTTAATTGGTTTATTGAAGTTAAATTTTTGATAGTTGGTGCAGAAAAAGAAACATTTGTATCTATATCTTCTGCTAATTTACTAATCGTTGATGATGATAAAATATTTGTAATTTCTAAAACAATATCACATATTTCTTCGTCATTTATTTCATTTTCTTCTAAACCAAATTTATAAGCAATATTTTTTGCAGATTTTTTATCTATTACAAACATATTTTCACCACTAATTGTT belongs to Arcobacter defluvii and includes:
- the peaB gene encoding quinohemoprotein amine dehydrogenase maturation protein; this translates as MSNNEFKVNRQNFRIVKKDNENLLFHVPTTSLFEIDETNEKLLNRLDNKESKITDFSKEELVELEKLNIIGNIEKQEYIEVKNFPATTLILNVASGCNLSCTYCYKADLTTLKNSGNMSFETATAAIEQLYAGAANQKVYNVTFFGGEPLSNFALIKEVTTFAVKFFKEKNALVDFTMTTNATLLTKEIIEFLKAFKFGITISIDGPKAIHNKTRLTNAGTGSYETVRKKVEMLLSLYNDRPIGARVTLTRGVTQIEEIWDHLYNELKFTEVGFAPATASDNAMFNLSEFELLKVFEGFKEMGEKYINSALKDEFNGFSNLHRLLGDIHAGRKKKLPCGAGVGLLSVSYDGNFDLCHRFTGSDFGNFGNIKTGLDKPKLSNFIEKRLNKKDGDCSTCHIRNLCAGGCYHESYIRYNDPTKAVLHYCDIMRDWIDFGLYAYSKIRNNNPKFFDLYFKEEKGDVNGLI
- a CDS encoding ATP-binding cassette domain-containing protein, encoding MQVINAINLEKDFGNNKAIKKINFSISSGKITGLVGPDGAGKTTLIRMLTGLLTPSLGKLEVLNYQMPNTSSEFLQQIGYMPQKFGLYEDLSVFENLRLYANLQSIESLNFRIDELLEFTNLKKFKDRLAGNLSGGMKQKLGLACALIKKPKILLLDEPGVGVDPISRIELWEMVQELLKDDIAVVWSTSYLDEADICDEVILLNEGNCLYKGAPKDFRETMNTRVFLVSGEFLKKREALTTILEQEEILDAVLVGSKIRINLQKDKLLPKNILYTLGKNIKIEPINPIFEDAFVNILGEKTQAHSKLVENMKNFESSDKKLIEAKNLTKKFGDFVATDNIDFEIGQGEIFGFLGPNGAGKSTTFKMLCGLLTPTFGTAKVLGEDLYNSKATVRNSIGYMAQKFSLYGNLKIKDNLEFFSGIYGLKGKQRKEKIEEMIEIFDFKNYLFSNANTLPLGIKQRLALACSVMHEPRVLFLDEPTSGVDPITRKEFWTHINSLVKKGISIMVTTHFMDEAEYCDKIMLIYKGKAIANGTPDELKNLVGSQASMQDTFISLIRQYDKEEK
- a CDS encoding heat shock protein transcriptional repressor HspR, whose translation is METNSYIEPVYLISAVAEILNIHPQTLRQYEREGLIKPSRTNGKIRLYSQKDIDHIKYLLTLTRELGVNLAGVDIILQLNRRIEELEKDVHIFKSKIKSINSLSVVPDTKALVVQKSSFDMVIVKK
- the qhpC gene encoding quinohemoprotein amine dehydrogenase subunit gamma; the encoded protein is MGLFKPLNPKADLLNKSIKDGREKEVVAMQSIVGCSSTFDPGWEVDAFGGVGGLCQPMEADLYGCSEPCWWPTQVPDIISNPEWSKGSPSAAKEWRNLSSVYPLEK
- a CDS encoding chemotaxis protein CheX, with the protein product MESKIHLTEDEKDCLQELMNVAYGSATAAITEILDAFAKLSIPKIQIINANELKSYLSKELNLDEEHLVSLQQINGTISGENMFVIDKKSAKNIAYKFGLEENEINDEEICDIVLEITNILSSSTISKLAEDIDTNVSFSAPTIKNLTSINQLNNLFISKYEKVIIISTQLNFDDLNIHAELFIFTTDNSILYIKEKLNKILDEL
- a CDS encoding HlyD family efflux transporter periplasmic adaptor subunit — encoded protein: MKKIAFIFLIIFISLILFFILKTYIKNSNNVDNKYYGNIDTRTVKVGFRFIGKIENITKDEGENVKKGETLVLLDNSSLKKSIKELEANIEASTIELSKLKSGFRDEEIQEAKATFDEATANLNKINDTYTRQKNLYKTKSTSEENFILSELNYKQALATLDKAKAAYELVKNGYRKEDILVQEAKLKALEAQKEKLEVDIKDSNIISPVDGVILNRYKEIGSITTAGESVLEIAKTDEFWVRAYIDENHLGDIKPNLKMLIFTDSRKEPYEGYIGFISPIAEFTPKNIETQELRADLVYSFRVIVKNSDDKLRQGMPVTLQIADNNASN
- a CDS encoding ABC transporter permease, coding for MNFKRLKALLRKESLQVFKDPSSILIAFILPLILLFLMGYAVSLDARKIPIAIISKTNSELSQKLISSFISSRYFEVDLDKNRDFYIEKMQEGKIKAILSLNNDFGKNNNFDIQVITDGSEPNSAGLVQNYVNGVVKLWAKNNNIVNKENIQLLTRFWFNAPVSSRYFLLPGSIAVIMTLIGTLLTALVIAREWERGTMEALMATPATMSEIIVGKLIPYFILGMFSMLLCFVVAYFWYEIPFMGSFWILILLSAIYLFSSLSIGLLISTLAKNQFVAAQISIIAGFLPAFILSGFLFEIGNMPPWLQILTLIVPARYFVESLQTIFLAGNIYEIFISNIISMILIGAFFFLLVLKKSKKGL
- a CDS encoding DnaJ C-terminal domain-containing protein; its protein translation is MAKSLYETLEVNENASADEIKKAYRKLARKYHPDVNKDPSAEDKFKEINAAYEVLSNPEKKQQYDQYGDSMFGGQNFQDFARSQGSNVDLDEILRQMFGQSGGFSRSGFSQGGFSGFGGFSEPDLDTNAQITIPFDVSIVGGKQHITLNSDSFDVKIPEGIENGQKIRAKGKGKSYQGQRGDLILKINVSQSPEYTRDGDTLTKYFDLPLKTALFGGKVEVKTIHKDITLKVPQNTKQNQKFRVKELGVLNRKSGVKGDLYLKANIILPKLENLDEELVKMMEAKLPEK
- a CDS encoding ATP-binding protein, translated to MKLDTNKFDIICNTVDNGIILINKNLEVQFWNKWLEIRTGISSNEIINKNLMQFYPNIDEKKLVRKITTALKLNSSTFYTPQISKFLVNIELGKVTDKVFDNMQQSITITPLDVKNELVIIYIYDVTMLSEINFKLKEIKEKVEEKNEELKLLFDTTMEAIILFKDDKVVDCNKVAIDLFNYSSKYDLINKHFEELIHNKRVLEKASNKPIETTIFKEDKSTFKALINIKDTIIKSQTFKILTIVDISEIKRKETLLAEQSKLAAMGEMIGNIAHQWRQPLNIISITASSTKLKKEIGLLTDKILLDSLKLISDTTEHLSNTIDVFKDFLKEDKEKSLFNLTQNIQNNISLIETILNENKIRIDLDLDDEIYLYNFSNEFSQALINILHNASDAISSRLAQEELRLIKISTKQINDSIEITILDNAGGIDKNIIDKIFEPYFTTKHKFQGTGLGLYMTHKIIKMSMKGEIFVSNEEFIYENEKYIGAQFKIILSSNT
- a CDS encoding ABC transporter permease, which codes for MLQRLLALIKKEILAIRNDKKSLMVVIIPPLVQVIIFSFAATLEVKNIDLVLLNQDGSQKSQELIRNLQGSNYIKSLKFVKSYEEGKEKIDIQDAIGFLIIPNNFAKNLEKGNSNIQLILDGRRSNTSQIVEGYLNQIILNYLKKDEITSKIHIIPRNFYNPNLDNFWWIVPSLFCSISMVVAMILTALSIAREKELGTFEQILVSPLNSVEILLGKLLPALIISTIESSFILFVAIFLFGVPLNGSIWLLYLSVVVFLFSMSGIGLFISSISNTQQQAILGSFIVMLPSFLLSGFATPISNMPAWLQTFTDFIPLKYYLELIKGIFLKDISFSIALNSLIPMFLFGIISLYGTLLFFKNKRS
- the peaD gene encoding quinohemoprotein amine dehydrogenase subunit beta; translation: MKKTSLITIFLLGLFIGGCSINQPIISDNKIEYKQLKKDRDYIISISKKNELHIIDGKTEKVYKTCKLEGTFSTAAMIVSPDGRKVYALQDAWQAIYGYDLNSCENFFSAKLHSENLRAPSIFSLALSNDGKELYSISNPTKILNDSYEIQQPIFKTFDTSSGLNAKEIDSFEVPRQITIMMTSRDGTIYAAGPNLYKINPKSHKIDIAKKLRNWDRPNYSVPDILALWPSGQISNEMLLLYVASKYSDETKKVDTAEQVWGATRVNLNTGEIEQGDFAPLENLMFTGMTDPLDSNILYGVLTDLTKFDRKNQKVIKRVWLDHTYYQINFSTDGSKIYLGGTYNDIAVYDPKTLKKLNNIQLPEGDVALGTMQVFRVK